From the genome of Candidatus Omnitrophota bacterium:
GCAAAGCATTGGGCGACAAAACAAAACTCCCCTGCCCGCTATTGATCCAAAGCCGCTCCGGAACCGTTGCAGCCCCGGAAAAACCAATGGTGCTGACAAAAAGATCTTTGTCGCCGTCGCCGTCCGCGTCAAAGAACACCGCATCCGCTGAAATGTCCGCAGGCATGCCCGGCATCCGCGTGCTGGTCCTGTTGCTGAAATAGGCCGAGCCATTGTTCAGCCAAAGCTGATCTGCTGCGCTCAGGGCCAGATAAAGATCCAGGTCGCCGTCGCCGTCCACATCCGCAGCATCCGCCCCGCGGTCCTGGGTAAGCGCCCGGGGCAAACGGTTTAGCGTTTGATCGACAAAAATTCCCCCGTAATTGAGGAAAAGCTGATTCTGTTCACCCGGATCCGCTCCCCAGCGCGACACAAAAACATCCCGGTCCCCGTCGCCGTCAAAATCCTCTGCCAGCAAAGTAATGGACCCGATGGCCGTGAGCGTGAAGGCCGTGTTCGTGTTCCGGAAATATCCCGCGCCATCGTTATACATCACGACCACACTGTCCCCGTTGGTGCCGATCATATCCAAGTCGCCGTCATTGTCCATGTCGGCCAGCTCATTGGCCGTGCTGGAGGTGGAGCCCAGAAAGCGGAAGCGCTGCAAACTCTGGTCGGTGAAGTGCCCTGTCCCGTCATTAATCAAGAGAAAGTTCTGAACAATCCGCGTGAGAGTTCCGGTGGTGGACTGGCAGCCGAGGATATCCAAATCTCCATCCCCGTCCACATCGCCCAGAGAACTGCTCTCCCCGGCGCCTAAGGCCACAGATGCCGGATAACGCGTTGCCATCTCGTCGGCGTAAAGCCGCGGCCCGCGCACCAAAACCGTATCCAAAGCAGTGGCCCCGGTCCCTGAAGCCCGCACCTGCAGCAAATGATCTCCCGGCCCCAAATTATCCATATCCAGAGGCACGGCCACACTGCTGCCGCTGCCGCCGGCAATCCGGGTCCACTGCCCAAGCCAGAGAGATTGATGATAGGCCTGCCAGCCGGAGGCATTCTGAGTTTGAGCCCGCAAGGTCGCCGTGCCCTTGAGGGTCGTGTAATTGGAGGGCGAAGTAATTTCAACTGTGGCAATCTGGTCGATCTGCAGCGCCGCATTCGCATCCAAGACTCCGTAGCCGGACCACAAATCAAATCCCGGCAGATTCCCGCCTTCACCGAGCGGGTCGTTCAGGTCCGCCGCGCTGGAACGCAAAATCTGCCGCACCTCCTGCGCGGAAAGCTGAGGCCGCCGCGAAAGAATCAATCCTGCCACACCCGCAACATGCGGGGCAGCCATGGAGGTCCCGGACAAGCGAAGATAATAATTCCCGACTGTGGCGGAACCGCCGTAAGGGTCCTGACCGTCTGTCGCAAGAAGGGACAAAATCTGCTCGCCCGGAGCCAACACATCCAGTCCCGCGCCAAAATTCGAAAAGTAGCTGCGCCGGCTGTCGGGCCCCACAGAACCCACGGCAATTACATATGGATAACTGGCGGGAATGCTTTGATCCAGCCACAGATCCGCGCCGTCGTTGGACGCGGAGGCCACCACCACAACCCCGTTGGCTGCGGCATAGTCGATCGCGCTTTCGAGGGTCTGTGAAACCCCGTTACCCGCCCAACTGTTATTGATGACACGCGCTCCGTTATCCACTGCATAGATAATGGCCTCTGCCAGCCAGGAGGAATACCCCACGCCGTTGTCGGCCAAACCCTTCAAAGGCATCACAGAGCTCTGCCACATCACACCCGCCATTCCCCGGCCGTTATTTGTGGCTGCTCCGATAATCCCGGACACATGGGTTCCATGAAAGGCGCCATCCACCGGCGTATTGTCCGATTGCGTGAAATCCCAGCCGTTCAAGTCGTCGACATACCCGTTGTTGTCGTCATCCCTCCCGTTATTCGCGATCTCGCCCGGATTTCTCCACACAGTGCCGCGGTCCGCATGCTTCATATCAAATCCCGTATCCACCACCGCGACGGTAATATTCGAATTCCCTGTGGATCGGTCCCATGCCTGCGCCGCATGAACGGCCTGGAGTCCCCACTGATCCCCATAGGACTGGCCCCAGCTGCCGCTGGAAGAATAGTACGGATCATTGGGGGAACGCGTGGTCTTCACCTCCAGGTCCGGCTCGGCCCAGGCCACATCCGCGTGTTTGCGCAACCCGCGACACAGCTCAAGCAAATCCGCGGCCGAGGCGTCTACCTCTAATACAAAGGAGTCTTCGAGTTCAGGATGCTGCTGCAGGCGCCGGAGATTCTTGCGGATCAAACGCCGCGCCTTGCGGATGCGATGCCTGGCGTTAAGTTCTACAAGAGGCGCGATTCCGTCCAGAGAAGGCAACGGCTCAAGCGGCTGCCGGAGGGATT
Proteins encoded in this window:
- a CDS encoding S8 family serine peptidase, producing MTAFQTHSRRLSLFVAVTLFPLFMCLPGSYASSLPADPSSRHNEKLNHPFGLCDQFPKQTRIVVRLKSDAAGRFKNQLRKTSRGKSLRQPLEPLPSLDGIAPLVELNARHRIRKARRLIRKNLRRLQQHPELEDSFVLEVDASAADLLELCRGLRKHADVAWAEPDLEVKTTRSPNDPYYSSSGSWGQSYGDQWGLQAVHAAQAWDRSTGNSNITVAVVDTGFDMKHADRGTVWRNPGEIANNGRDDDNNGYVDDLNGWDFTQSDNTPVDGAFHGTHVSGIIGAATNNGRGMAGVMWQSSVMPLKGLADNGVGYSSWLAEAIIYAVDNGARVINNSWAGNGVSQTLESAIDYAAANGVVVVASASNDGADLWLDQSIPASYPYVIAVGSVGPDSRRSYFSNFGAGLDVLAPGEQILSLLATDGQDPYGGSATVGNYYLRLSGTSMAAPHVAGVAGLILSRRPQLSAQEVRQILRSSAADLNDPLGEGGNLPGFDLWSGYGVLDANAALQIDQIATVEITSPSNYTTLKGTATLRAQTQNASGWQAYHQSLWLGQWTRIAGGSGSSVAVPLDMDNLGPGDHLLQVRASGTGATALDTVLVRGPRLYADEMATRYPASVALGAGESSSLGDVDGDGDLDILGCQSTTGTLTRIVQNFLLINDGTGHFTDQSLQRFRFLGSTSSTANELADMDNDGDLDMIGTNGDSVVVMYNDGAGYFRNTNTAFTLTAIGSITLLAEDFDGDGDRDVFVSRWGADPGEQNQLFLNYGGIFVDQTLNRLPRALTQDRGADAADVDGDGDLDLYLALSAADQLWLNNGSAYFSNRTSTRMPGMPADISADAVFFDADGDGDKDLFVSTIGFSGAATVPERLWINSGQGSFVLSPNALPDAGDAYSMVAAAVDVDNDGAMDIFSGHGYGNARSNVVLRNEGGRFSDITTVAIPPDANWTLDADAGDLTGDGRPDILLTNIFGEDALLVHTGQSLRGGGSGGADPAPEPDPEPPPPSPDPPAAGESFGWEFDTAGDFEGWESIRSLSNEVVSGGRLRAVVSGTDPHWRSAAGYTLDTDLFRTLRIGYTLTSSDAVAQFMWAEGDLMPGSGGRWIEFVVTADGSPHEVAVDLSAQSTWTGIATQFRLDPLKAPELGDAVSIDYIRFSDEVLPALPTGGVWEFNKSGDAEGWMPVRSLSNQEVRSGFLHADISGTDPHWRSAPGQNINASQQNTLQLGYRMWSNDRMAAFMWAAGSDVPGGGGKRVEFPVIADGTLREVSVYLGSNALWSGVVSQVRLDPLQSPETGDSVDIDYVRLIQSSATPAPAGVWEFNESGNFEGWISVRSLGSEAVSAGQLRAVVTGTDPHWRSAAGLEIDSARKTRVEIRYTLNSSDALMQFMWAEGTLMPGSGGRWIEFPVIADGNPHTAAVDLSQKSTWSGIVTRVRLDPLKNPAPGDSVAIDYIRIVEP